The Lolium rigidum isolate FL_2022 chromosome 2, APGP_CSIRO_Lrig_0.1, whole genome shotgun sequence genomic interval CAGATCGTCCCTGgcaccggtgcacaccgggcacaCTCCAAAGACTCAACACCTCACGCCCGGTTTTCTGCCGGCTGGCCCGGCGCCCAGCCCGGTGGCACCGACCCCTGCACCCGCCAGCCCGGCGTAGGCCGGCCCATACTTCCAGGGACTCGACGTGCCTGCTCGTTGAAGGCCCGGCGCCAGGACCGGCGGCTGCAGGCCGGCCCGATCTGTGGCCCGGCGCACCGAGCGTgacaccggccagtccggcgcctGGCCCGGCAGACCGACCTCCTCGACATACTGTTGAGCTGGACAAGTCCCCAACGGTTGGATTTCAAGTGgagctatatataccccttctcctagttCAGAACGGTTAGACACTAcactacaaactgttcttgagctctctctctctctcataccctattgatagaaacaccaaaagcctcagatctccctccccctccacccaaactcgaatccctctgtggaaaagctagaggaggtcttgatctatagttccactgagccaaatcttgttcccccttgtattcatcaagatacctgctctctagggtttcttggaaaccaTAGGTGGGCAAAAAGCGTCtgaaagcatccgggctgtggatttgctcctgacaagattgtgaaggtttggaggctgcctcaaagtctaccataagtgaaagagctattccttcgtgggataggctcggagaagaaggtgagccttcgtggcgttgggaagtccttcgtgggatccccacctctccaaacgtgacgtaccttcttgcaaagggagggaacacgggaatacatcttcgtctccgcgtgcttttGGTTAGCCCTAACATAACTCTTTAGTTATGCTGTATatgctgtgagagccttcgtgcttgagttacttgtattatcatctagggtgcctcacctagtttgcattaggttcacctttatattccgcaaagcctaatattgcaaagaaagaattaaaacttgtagaaacctattcacccccctctaggtttaccatctctaatcTTACAACGCCGCGTCCTATCAGACCTCACGTGAATCAGGCAGCGAGTATATATACTCTCCGTGTCGCCGGCTTGTTTCAAGGGATTTGTTTCCAAGGAAATAGCGCGGCTGCTACGCAGCTACCTACCGGTTTGTTACAACATAAGTGAGTATATCGTACTTGAAAAACAAACACTAcatgggagcggtgttttggaacatgggtccatGTTCTCTTaatatttcgaaatgcatcttacatacattttaaatttaaaaaaatttgaaactaaaagttcgcacgtacatcttcacgtgctacgtgctcacaaagttgtttcataaaaaatcgacttatcatgtgacgtgtgtaaaaaagacaaaattcagtgctaaaaataatgcttttcacaagataaactttctcttttttatatagaccacacaaaatattggtttttcgtgaaacttgacaaacgcacgtatattatgaagatatacatgtagaattttttgtccaaattttttgacatttcgaaatataattttttagtagagggagcatacgcacccgggagccgaattgaatttccgacacTACATGAGCTTTGACATAAATTACTACTGTACTATTTAGTTACGGATAACTAATCCGATTTCActgaaaaaatattttattattaATAATTAATCTTGTGAATGTGATGGTACATACTAGAAATTGTTTTCGCGGTTATCTGGTCTCGTCCCACGTACACCCGCGTACACATCTGCTCTGGCGTACACCTCTCTCGGTCATCCGATCCCACATAGACTTCTCTATGTCATCCGGTTCCATGTACACATCTGCTCTGACGTACACCTCTCTTAGTCATTCGGTCCCACGTACAGCACTCTCGATCATCCGATCCCACATAAACATCTGCTTAGTTATAAGTAGTAAACAACATCATCCATGCCACAGTATAACTTCATTGGAATAGCAAGACCACCACGAGAATCAGGTTGTCCATATAAGTTAAAAAAGGCTAATTCATCACAAGCTGGGCACTTATTGAAACTCAAAAAATACCTAAGCTGGTTGATGCTGTTGCAACCTGCACAATTTGAAATACAGCTGGaaccatgtattatgtaaatagcTACGCATTTTAATCAAAGAGGAAACATTTGTTCCAACGAAATATGAAAAATAAGTATGAACTATATCACCAGATCCAGCGAAATATAACAAATATGACAGCAATACTTGTGCCTTGTCGAAGTAGCATCATTTATTTGGTTTCCACATGGGTTTCCACCCCTTATTGTTCTTTGGTGGACCTCCTTTAGGAATTTAATTTTTTGGATCCAGCACTTTCCTCGTAAAGGTTTGGTCTACCCCCGAAAAGTATGCAGGCAAAGGACCAAATGATGTAGCCTCATTTTCGTTGTTTTCCTCGCCAACGTCTGGCGTCAGACTCTCGAGAAAATAAAGAACCTTCTTTGATTTCTCCAGGCTGCTTGCAACGCTAAATAGAAAGAGATTAGACCTTTTCCGGAGGTTGTGGTAACGATCCATAACCTCAGTCCAATCATGCATATTAGCTTTCCTCTCTGACTCAAATGTTGGCTTGGCTAGCATTGTCCATCTCGAAATACAACACCTAGTAACGCTTATCAAGCCAAGGAACTTCAGAACAGAGAATATGTGTGTGCATCGGATCTCctctatctccatcttcaggcagcGACAATAAACTCCCTGGACCATTGGGCCAGCGATGGTAAGCTTCACATCATAAATGACATCCCATCTCTCTTTGAGAGCAACAACATAAACCACCACAGTATTATGCTTGGTCACCTTTGCTACCCTCCATTTTGGCAATTATCTATCTGCTGCTTTACCTTCTTGAACATCACTAGAGTATAAATGTTTGCAGAACTTTTCAAAAGTGGTTCAGCATCTAATTCTATAAAAGGTACTGTCTGTGAAGCTCTAGCATCCAATTCAGCCTCATTCTTGCCTATACGCCATAAGTAGTGATCAGTATGCTCTAGCAAATTAGCAAGTGACATTCGCATGTCCAAATTCTTATGAATCCTAGAGTTTAGACTTTGCATGCCAAAAAAATATCTACCTTTTGTATAGGCTCTAGACCACTTGTTCTGTAGCTCGTACATCCTATTAATCCATGCATCTTTTTTTTGTGATTTCATACTCCTCTGCCCAACAACTCTCGAACTCGTCAACATTCATGTAGTAGTAAACAATCTTTTTAGAATCGCTGAGCTTTGTTTTACGGAGATGGTgtatcatgttttgctcgatgTGCCAGCTGCACAACCGATGATCTGCATTAGGAAATACTTTCGATATTGCCTTCGCCATAATATGGTCACCATCGATGATTACTGACCTAGGATGGTTCTGCTGCACCGACTCCAAAAATGCTTCAAGCAACCACACGTAAGATTTTGTTTTCTCATCTGACACGATACCGAATCCAAACACAGTCATGCAACGATGGTGGTTCACACCATTGAAGGGGACAAACGGAAGGTTGTATTTGTTCACACGGTATGTGCTATCAAAGACCACGACACCACCAAAGGCATCGTACTCCATCCGACACGGTGCGTCTGCCCAAAATATATTTTGCAAGTGCCCTTCACTATAAGTGTTGTTCTTGTAAAAGAATTTGCCATCTTTCTCTTGTCTTACAGCCATATAATTAAGCAAAAAATTCAGCACGACCTTGAATCATTTCCTTCTTTTACTTGTAATAAAATTATATAGATCCCAGGGTACAAAACCAACCTTCTCGGGACCATCATGTTGCTTCTCCATTACTTCCATAATCTCGTGTGTTCGAAGGCCACCAATCCCATACTCAATGGAATCAGCGTTTTGAGCTTTATTGAACCCACAAATAGACCTTATGAAAGTTTTCTGATCACCAATGACGAGTGGATGGTTATGTTCAACACGAAACCTTTTACAAACCATTCACCACTTTCCATAGATATCTCGATCTCCATCCGAGCACCGCATCCACAACGCGGCAGTGGCCGAGGTGTTCGTTTCGTTTAGTTTTTTCAAAGTGCTTCCTCGCCCAGACGCCTGGTATCCTTCTTTAGAGCACACATAAAGACGCCGAAAGCTATGTATGTGCCTGGCTTCTTAGTCAGCTCTTCTTTTCGAACACCAAACCCCTTGAACTTAGCATATGCATTGTAGTACTTGTAACCTTCCTCGCTACTAAAAGTTTAATTAACGACCATATCGTGCACTTCATTGTCCTCCATGCCCTCCATGACGTTATGCATCAAAGCTATATTATTACAAGTCTGGTAGTAATAAAACTAACATGTTTCAAGTACGAATAATGCAATATCACTACCATTCAGTGCTTGAATAATTTGCTTCAGGATTATCCTTCTAAACTGAACTACTTAGTCCATACTCAATTTAACAATGATTCCGACTTGACATAAAGTATATGCAACACATTACAAATCACCATATACATTCAGTTTCAAGTGCTAGTATCAGCATATggacagaaagaaaagaagaaaactaTTCACATGGTTTGCCACATGCTGTCTAACTCACGATGGATCTGCACAACGACTCAATCAACCTATACATTCAGTTTATAAATCTGCTAACATCATCTATGCAACGAGAAAATAAATAAAGACTATTACAGAGGTTTACAAAAGGTGAAACTAGCCATTGAATCTACAGGGGATTGAGATTGGTGCAGGTGGAATTTTTTATGAAATAGACATCGAATTTCTAATCTTAACTACTAACTCCATCCTAAAGCTTAAGAATTATATTATTTTtcaaaagtcaaactataccaagtTTGATTAAACTTTTACCAAaaaattaacatgcaaaatacaaaatttatatcattaaatagataatgaaatatattttcgtctagtatctacaaaatattatatttgatgatagattattctaaaagtttggtcaagctTACTTAGTCCgactattcaaaaaaaaaaaaagccttaaGCTCTAGGATGGAGGTAGTAAAAAGCTTGTTGATATAGTCTAACTTCATCTCTGAGTTTGTATTTACTTACACCGAGGTTTCCTGGATCAGGACGCGGAGAGGCTGCGGCGTAGTCGATGAGCGGGTGATGGCGGGAGCGCGCATGCGGCGACGGTGTGGCAAGCTCGACGATCGGGCAATCTGGCTGTGGCGACGACCTGAGTTGAACACGATGGCGACGCTGCGGCAAGTTAGACGAGCGGGCGACTTGGCCGACGGTGGCGGCAagatgcggcggcggcgtgagTAGAGACGGGCTAAGGAGATACGACCTGGGAACTTGTCCCATCATACTCGCCTTAAGTTTTTTTCCTGACTAATTAGGAAAGATGGAATTGTCTATCATACCCTCAGCAAATCAAGGGTGAGATATTctttactacaacatgcagtataGGGTACCGTAAAAACTCTCTCTTTACTATTTTTTTGAAAGTTATATTTATAAGTTTACAGATCTTAATTTCTTCAGATGTAGCCAATGAACAAAGTTCAAATTCTAAAATTGATTTCTTTTGTATTCCTGGCTACCCGAAAATAAAAGGTATGTACCCGAGTGTAGTGATTGTCCATATTTTGAGAACTCTAaagattggcagattttttcatttttctgtaacTTAGAAATTAAATAGTCCAGGGATAGGATTTTGCATGCTTGTAGGATGCAACATTTGAATACTGACAGATTTTTTTTTGTAAGCTAGAtggtttttgttttttatttagaAAATGAGAGGAGCACTGAATCTAGGGAGCACCTTTTAAACGACAATTTACATGGAATACACGGAACAATATATGTAATTGGAGAAATGCAACAGCATGTACTGGGCGGAAATCTTTAATGCCGAGGCATAATGCCGAGCAATAAACCAATACACATACACGTAGACAAACTTGACACCCAGAGCCTGACTCTGAACCAAACTGAAGCCCGTGTGTGAACCCTGAACTAAACACACGTAGCGACCTTCAAATCAAAGACGACCAACCCCCTCCCACCACCAGGACACGAACTTAAAAACGCAAAAACAGAACAAAACACACGCCAACACTGAATCAAGGTCCGGTCTTGCTGATGGAGTCTCGAGATTAAGCGCTGGTCTTGTGGTCGGCTGCGGGTGCAGCGGCCTTGTCCTCCTCCCCAGCTGCAGGGGTCTTGTGGTACCCCGGAATCTTGTCCATGATCTTGCCcaggaggcccttcttctccttcccgTCAGGGCTGGTCACCGCCTCCTCCGCGGCCGGCGCGGGCGCGTGCACCGGTGCCGGGCCATCGTGCGTGACGGGCGCAGGGGCAGCGTGCGTGACCGCCGGCGCGACGGcagcgtcctccggcttcttgtgGGCGCCGGGGAgcttctccttgatcttctcgaggaaccccttcttctcctcctcgggCACCGCCTCCGTCTTGACGTCGGCGTCGACCTTCTCGACGGGGACGGCGGTGTCGTGGTGGGTCTGCAGAGCcgcgggcggcgccggcgcgggcaGGCCCGTGGCGTGCTGGccctcggcggcggtggcgtcctTGTGGCCGGGCAACTTCTCCTTGAGCTTCTCCTtgaggcccttcttcttcttcctcttgatcACCTCGCCGTTGTCGTCGatcacctcctcctcttcctcgtcactCGACTGTACGAACGATCGCTCGCAAGGTCAGCATGTACACATAATAATCTTTGCAGGCGTAAAACAGAGAAACGCGTGTATGTAACGTTACACTTACCGAGCTTGAGCTGGAGCTGGACCTGTGCAGCTTGGCGAGGAGGCTATCGTGCTTCTCGTGCTCCTCCTTCTTCACCTCGGCGGGCTCTTCCACAGAGACCTTCTCCATGCCGGCGGCCAGCTCCGCCTCGTCGTGCTTCTGTTGCCCGACCTTCTCCTCCTTCTTGCCGACGAGGTGGTTGAAGAAGCCCCTGTCCGTCACCTCAACCTGATCGGCCTCGCCGGCCTGGTGGGACTGGGTTTGGGTGTTCCTCTCATCCTCCATGGTCGATCGGTCGGTGGTACACCTAAAGACTTGAGAGAGCTCGAGAAGACAACAGATCAGCAAGAGTATTGGTTCTTGGCTTAGATCAGGAAGAGTATTTGGTTCTTGGATTGTGGATTTTACTTTCTGAACGAATGGAGTCGTCCTTTTTATAGGCATCTCAACAACTCAATCGCTGCCGAAAGGTATGTGCAACGTTACATCTGTAGAGCTGTACGTCAAGGCACAAGCAATCTACGtagaagaaataaaaaagaaacagaaagaagGACGGTTGAACGTTGCGACTGACAGCGTGTCGGCCAGGAGCGCGTGAGCCCAGTGGAGCAGCGACGCGTGCCTCGCCGTGCGTGGGGCGGCCCGTCCGAGAACGCGCGGTAGACGCATAGTATATCGCGAGACGTCGGCGCCATGTTGAGTGGTGGCGCCATGTTGAGTGGTCGAACCCAGGTGTGGCCGGCTGCGATGGGTCGGCTCCTCGGCGTGGTATTTTTTTAACTTGGTATACTGTCAAGACAAAACAAACGGAAAATTGCTTATGCCACCAGTTTTTCATTCCTCTTTTGCACAAACCGTTAGAAGCAAAAAAGATCGAGAGATGGAATATTAATTTCATTGATAATTGAGAGGAATATATACCCATCGGATATGCGCCAACAAATACGGTTTACAAAGTTGTGTCCCTTCGAAGGGATGTGGCAGTTAGACCGAAGTTATGTTGAAATATTGGACCCATatttggtggcccatactagatttcagattttccttataaatctcaaagcccacttagtggcagccttgtgagtttgagcccaagttggtggcagctcactagggagtggcaagaggtgggaagtttagtcccacatggaaagttgggaagaagttagaccaccttataaggtgggttgttccaccactagtaagtgagtgagaataggagtgctacacgcgcgctcctcctcctcgctcgctcgtctcgacacgacgcgcgcgctcgtggtgagtggattgagcctcgatccgagactttccttactttttgcagctcaggaaaacgaacagagtcctagacggacgcgtcgcagttagtcggttcgggtcgctcccggatcgtgggctatctgtaaccgactcgaaacgttcgtgcgacgtgggcgtggcccacgttgcctagggtttcccgagcctatataatctcttgcccggctaccgcgtaaacataccgaatacacgagttagggtttccacctctctcgcttgcgccaccatcgtagcctactccatcccgcgcgccgacgtgcatcggcgaacgggagagcaggtctccggaaccactcgtccttgcgatcctgtacgggagagggcgaattaggtttttgggaagcgctctgcgcgactgctcaagctcttcatcacgggtcgccttccgtctaagtcgggcggtgctgcctaccgtcgtcttcaacatcgtctacttcgacccgtcgtccatgtcgtcaacaacgttgtcatcaacaacgttactgcagcgacatcatctgctacacctccaccgtcacctccaccagatcggtacgtgcgacatatctcgatatgtttagcgatggatgctttaccgtttgcgctgctgccactcatgttgattaatgcatctagtatgttcgagtttcacatgttagtagttgctatcattatgttttatattctggaattaatcatggaaattgtgcctaattatccaacaatccaaaaacctaatcgtaggcaatttcctgagttaacaatggctagttttgctgatgcactgaggccggataagtttaccggtgtgcactttaagaggtggcaggttaaggccacgctccggcttactcatccgaaagtgttcgaagttagtgatggtttacctgaaggaactatatctgaccaagatcagaacaagttcaaggaaaacaatactctcttcgtcggatgcgttctgagtattcttgttgatcgtctgtgtgatgtgtacatgcgcataacagatggtaaagagctctgggatggactgaatgctaaattcggtgcaaccgatgcagcaaAGTGaatcgtacatcatggagagcttccatgacatcaggatggtaaacaaccgttctgtagtcgaacaagctcatgagatatagtgcattgcgaaagagcttgaactccttaagtgtgccttacctgacaagtttgtggctggatgcatcatcgctaagttgcccccttcatggaggaacttttccacaactctcaaacacaagaaacaggagatatcagttgaaaatctgatagcgtctcttgatgttgaggagaaagctcgggctaaggacaatactgagaaaggagagggtcagtctagcgccaacatggtgcgaagaaaccctacaagaagaacaaagggaataacaagccctccttcaataagcctatgaagactacaaccttcaagaagaagatgatgataaacaaagcagatccgagccgctttactcgtggagagaccggccacttttctaaggcctGGTCCGcagagggcggaccgcaagaaaaaggcgaggcaagtcaacacggtgaccgctagcaatgccgatgggtacggtaatctctttatcgttctttcggtatttcaatctccatgttggtggattgatacagatgctaatgttcatgtgtgtgccgacatatccatgttcacttcttaccaggccgcccgggattcttccgtcttgatggggaatgggtcacatgcttcgttcgtggtgttggcacggtagatctgaagttcacttcggggaagaccgtgcagctgaggaacgtgcagcacgtccctactatgaacaagaatctcgttagcggctcccttctatgcagagatgggtttaaggttgttttagagtcgaataaagtagttgtttccaagtttggacaatttattggtaaaggctatgagtgcagaggcttgttccgcttttcgctttccgatttcagtaataagtctgtgaaccatatttgtggcaatgttagtgatgataccagtgtatggcattctcgtttatgtcacattaattttggtttaatgtctcggctatccagtttgagtttaattctgaatttcaccattgccaaaggttctaagtgccatagttgtgtgcaatcaaagcaacctcggaagcctcacaaggcggctgaggagagaaacttggcacctctagaactcatacattctgatctatgcgagatgaatggtgtgttgacaaaaggtggaaagagatatttcatgacatttatTGACGATGCGACTAGAttctgctatgtttatttgttgcgaactaaagatgaagctttagactactttaaaatttataaggccgaagttgaaaatcaactagagagaaagatcaagcgtcttaggtcagatcgtggtggcgaatattttcctaaaatctttgatgaattctgtgaggaacataagattattcatgagaggacgcctccctattcaccccaatcaaacggggttgccgaaagGAAAAActgcacgctgactgacttggtgaattccatgttagccactgctggtatatcaaaggcatggtggggggagggtttgttgacttcatgtcatgtcctgaatagagttcctaacaagaataaagataaaaccccttacgaggagtgggctgggagaaaaccatcactttcatatttgcgcacatggggatgtttggagaaagtcaatattccaattactaagaagcgcaaacttggaccaaaaacagtggattgtatctttctaggttatgctccacggagtgtaggatatagatttttagtagttcaatccgaggtacctgatatgcatgttgatactattatggaatctcgtgatgcaacattttttgagaatatgtttcctatgaaagatatgcatagcattgctagaatttctaccgagataattctcgagtctagtacatctaatgagtattttgaacaatcacatgagaatgttactgagaaggatgacaatgaagctcctaaacggagcaagagacgaaggattgaaaaatcctttggtgatgatttcattgtgtaccttgtgcatgatactcccacgtccattgcagagcatatgcatctccagatgcagatgactggaaagaagctgtccataatgagatggactcgattctttctaatggaacttgggagttgtcagaacgaccccatggatgcaagcctgtaggctgcaaatgggtgttcaagaagaagtaagacctgatggtactattgaaaagtacaaggcgcgtgacgtgggcattacccttcgggtaaccagtattgccctatctggtattgacaaattggaggcccatgaagatacctgaaggcgagatgggccacgaggtcggcgcactagaagattccttgacgggcaagacggggaagcgaacaaacaaggaaagattggatctgaactactgtaaacctagtcgtactcggttaggacccttgagacctggcctcctatataaaggccagtagaggggctgccgagggacacgaacaatcttagcaatcttagccagaaaaagcttagagctaagtcatcttagcaatagccatctcgacgagatctcagccgaactattcgacaccccattgtaacccattatcatcataatcaagaacagacaggcaggacgtaa includes:
- the LOC124692891 gene encoding dehydrin COR410-like, which codes for MEDERNTQTQSHQAGEADQVEVTDRGFFNHLVGKKEEKVGQQKHDEAELAAGMEKVSVEEPAEVKKEEHEKHDSLLAKLHRSSSSSSSSSDEEEEEVIDDNGEVIKRKKKKGLKEKLKEKLPGHKDATAAEGQHATGLPAPAPPAALQTHHDTAVPVEKVDADVKTEAVPEEEKKGFLEKIKEKLPGAHKKPEDAAVAPAVTHAAPAPVTHDGPAPVHAPAPAAEEAVTSPDGKEKKGLLGKIMDKIPGYHKTPAAGEEDKAAAPAADHKTSA